A stretch of Mus musculus strain C57BL/6J chromosome 19, GRCm38.p6 C57BL/6J DNA encodes these proteins:
- the Cuedc2 gene encoding CUE domain-containing protein 2 isoform X1, giving the protein MELERIVGSALLTFVQAHLPEADLSGLDEVIFSYVLGVLEDLGPSGPSEENFDMEAFTEMMEAYVPGFAHIPRGIIGDMMQKLSVQLSDARNKENLHPQSSCVQGQVPIFPETPRQAEKLEEESRPPAAPGNTLDEAAAAEELPGVDVLLEVFPTCSMEQAQWVLAKARGDLEEAVHMLVEGKEEGPPGWDGPSQDLPRRLRGPQKDDLKSFILQKYMMVDRAEDQKTHRPMAPKEAPKKLIRYIDNQVVSTKGERFKDVRNPEAEEMKATYINLKPARKYRFH; this is encoded by the exons TGGCTTGGATGAAGTCATCTTCTCCTATGTGCTTGGGGTCCTGGAGGACCTGGGCCCCTCAGGACCATCAGAGGAGAACTTTGATATGGAGGCCTTCACTGAAATGATGGAGGCTTATGTGCCTGGCTTTGCCCACATCCCCAG AGGTATAATAGGAGACATGATGCAGAAGCTCTCGGTGCAGCTGAGCGATGCTAGGAACAAAG AGAACCTGCACCCACAGAGCTCCTGTGTCCAAGGTCAGGTGCCCATTTTTCCAGAGACCCCGAGGCAAGCTGAAAAGCTCGAAGAAGAGAGCAGGCCTCCCGCTGCTCCCGGGAACACCCTAGATGAG GCAGCTGCGGCAGAAGAACTGCCAGGAGTCGATGTGCTCCTGGAGGTCTTCCCTACCTGCTCTATGGAGCAGGCCCAGTGGGTGCTGGCCAAAGCTCGGGGGGACTTGGAGGAAGCTGTGCACATGCTGGTAGAGGGCAAGGAAGAGGGGCCTCCAGGCTGGGACGGCCCAAGTCAG GACTTGCCCAGGCGTCTCAGAGGCCCCCAAAAGGATGACTTGAAGTCTTTCATCCTTCAGAA GTACATGATGGTGGACAGGGCGGAGGACCAGAAGACTCACCGACCTATGGCTCCCAAGGAG GCCCCCAAGAAGCTGATCCGATACATCGACAACCAAGTAGTGAGCACCAAGGGAGAGCGATTCAAAGATGTCCGGAACCCTGAGGCCGAGGAGATGAAGGCCACATACATCAACCTCAAGCCGGCCAGAAAGTACCGCTTCCACTGA
- the Cuedc2 gene encoding CUE domain-containing protein 2 isoform X3: MELERIVGSALLTFVQAHLPEADLSGLDEVIFSYVLGVLEDLGPSGPSEENFDMEAFTEMMEAYVPGFAHIPRGIIGDMMQKLSVQLSDARNKETPRQAEKLEEESRPPAAPGNTLDEAAAAEELPGVDVLLEVFPTCSMEQAQWVLAKARGDLEEAVHMLVEGKEEGPPGWDGPSQDLPRRLRGPQKDDLKSFILQKYMMVDRAEDQKTHRPMAPKEAPKKLIRYIDNQVVSTKGERFKDVRNPEAEEMKATYINLKPARKYRFH; the protein is encoded by the exons TGGCTTGGATGAAGTCATCTTCTCCTATGTGCTTGGGGTCCTGGAGGACCTGGGCCCCTCAGGACCATCAGAGGAGAACTTTGATATGGAGGCCTTCACTGAAATGATGGAGGCTTATGTGCCTGGCTTTGCCCACATCCCCAG AGGTATAATAGGAGACATGATGCAGAAGCTCTCGGTGCAGCTGAGCGATGCTAGGAACAAAG AGACCCCGAGGCAAGCTGAAAAGCTCGAAGAAGAGAGCAGGCCTCCCGCTGCTCCCGGGAACACCCTAGATGAG GCAGCTGCGGCAGAAGAACTGCCAGGAGTCGATGTGCTCCTGGAGGTCTTCCCTACCTGCTCTATGGAGCAGGCCCAGTGGGTGCTGGCCAAAGCTCGGGGGGACTTGGAGGAAGCTGTGCACATGCTGGTAGAGGGCAAGGAAGAGGGGCCTCCAGGCTGGGACGGCCCAAGTCAG GACTTGCCCAGGCGTCTCAGAGGCCCCCAAAAGGATGACTTGAAGTCTTTCATCCTTCAGAA GTACATGATGGTGGACAGGGCGGAGGACCAGAAGACTCACCGACCTATGGCTCCCAAGGAG GCCCCCAAGAAGCTGATCCGATACATCGACAACCAAGTAGTGAGCACCAAGGGAGAGCGATTCAAAGATGTCCGGAACCCTGAGGCCGAGGAGATGAAGGCCACATACATCAACCTCAAGCCGGCCAGAAAGTACCGCTTCCACTGA
- the Cuedc2 gene encoding CUE domain-containing protein 2 isoform b (isoform b is encoded by transcript variant 5), translated as MELERIVGSALLTFVQAHLPEADLSGLDEVIFSYVLGVLEDLGPSGPSEENFDMEAFTEMMEAYVPGFAHIPRGIIGDMMQKLSVQLSDARNKGQVPIFPETPRQAEKLEEESRPPAAPGNTLDEAAAAEELPGVDVLLEVFPTCSMEQAQWVLAKARGDLEEAVHMLVEGKEEGPPGWDGPSQDLPRRLRGPQKDDLKSFILQKYMMVDRAEDQKTHRPMAPKEAPKKLIRYIDNQVVSTKGERFKDVRNPEAEEMKATYINLKPARKYRFH; from the exons TGGCTTGGATGAAGTCATCTTCTCCTATGTGCTTGGGGTCCTGGAGGACCTGGGCCCCTCAGGACCATCAGAGGAGAACTTTGATATGGAGGCCTTCACTGAAATGATGGAGGCTTATGTGCCTGGCTTTGCCCACATCCCCAG AGGTATAATAGGAGACATGATGCAGAAGCTCTCGGTGCAGCTGAGCGATGCTAGGAACAAAG GTCAGGTGCCCATTTTTCCAGAGACCCCGAGGCAAGCTGAAAAGCTCGAAGAAGAGAGCAGGCCTCCCGCTGCTCCCGGGAACACCCTAGATGAG GCAGCTGCGGCAGAAGAACTGCCAGGAGTCGATGTGCTCCTGGAGGTCTTCCCTACCTGCTCTATGGAGCAGGCCCAGTGGGTGCTGGCCAAAGCTCGGGGGGACTTGGAGGAAGCTGTGCACATGCTGGTAGAGGGCAAGGAAGAGGGGCCTCCAGGCTGGGACGGCCCAAGTCAG GACTTGCCCAGGCGTCTCAGAGGCCCCCAAAAGGATGACTTGAAGTCTTTCATCCTTCAGAA GTACATGATGGTGGACAGGGCGGAGGACCAGAAGACTCACCGACCTATGGCTCCCAAGGAG GCCCCCAAGAAGCTGATCCGATACATCGACAACCAAGTAGTGAGCACCAAGGGAGAGCGATTCAAAGATGTCCGGAACCCTGAGGCCGAGGAGATGAAGGCCACATACATCAACCTCAAGCCGGCCAGAAAGTACCGCTTCCACTGA